In one Lachnospiraceae bacterium GAM79 genomic region, the following are encoded:
- a CDS encoding potassium transporter KtrB, whose product MNKKKYVNRNYLTTTRIIALGFLITVIVGTILLSLPIASANGTWTDLLTAAFTSTTSVCVTGLVVVDTFSYWSLFGKGVILILIQIGGLGIVSIITLFMLLFRMKITLKSTMLLQDAFNLNSKQGLLKFTIKVIKGTFLIEGIGAFIYSFYYCREYGLLKGIWFSVFHAVSAFCNAGLDIMGADSLIPYHSNLLMMLNTSFLIIMGGIGFIVWWDTVEAFRRIRTKKCSIRSAWNGVHLQTKIAIFMTLLLLIGGTVVIYFLERSNPDTLGNLSEKDRILNAFFQSVTLRTAGFAAVPQAALRPVTAFFGALLMMIGGSPVGTAGGMKTVTIAVIFFTFAAMIRNHEDTEVFKRNIPVSVVKKAVAIVFLSMSTIFIMTILLMATNDVNLLDALFEVASAVCTVGLSRNLTPVLNTAGQIIIMICMYIGRVGPISMVVAFNTQNGKHRLLHYPEEDVIVG is encoded by the coding sequence ATGAATAAGAAGAAATATGTGAACCGAAATTATCTTACAACAACAAGAATTATAGCATTGGGCTTTCTTATCACAGTTATTGTAGGAACGATATTATTATCATTGCCGATTGCATCTGCAAACGGAACATGGACAGATCTCCTGACGGCTGCGTTTACATCGACGACATCCGTATGTGTGACAGGGCTGGTGGTTGTCGATACATTTTCCTATTGGAGTTTGTTTGGTAAAGGTGTGATATTAATTTTGATCCAGATCGGCGGACTCGGAATCGTTTCGATCATCACACTGTTTATGTTGTTATTCAGAATGAAGATAACCTTGAAAAGTACAATGCTGTTGCAGGATGCATTTAATCTGAACAGTAAGCAAGGACTTTTGAAGTTTACGATAAAAGTAATAAAGGGAACGTTTCTGATCGAAGGAATTGGAGCATTTATTTACAGTTTTTATTATTGCAGAGAATACGGATTATTAAAGGGAATCTGGTTTTCAGTATTTCATGCCGTTTCAGCATTTTGTAATGCCGGTCTCGACATTATGGGTGCGGACAGTTTGATTCCTTACCATTCCAATCTTTTGATGATGCTGAATACTTCTTTTCTGATCATTATGGGTGGAATCGGATTTATTGTATGGTGGGATACGGTTGAAGCGTTTCGAAGAATCCGTACAAAGAAATGCAGTATCCGGTCGGCATGGAATGGTGTTCATTTACAGACGAAGATCGCAATTTTTATGACATTGCTGTTATTGATCGGTGGTACAGTTGTTATCTATTTCCTTGAACGCTCTAATCCGGACACTCTTGGTAATTTATCCGAAAAAGACCGGATATTAAATGCTTTTTTTCAGTCGGTAACACTTCGTACGGCAGGATTTGCGGCTGTACCACAGGCAGCACTTCGACCGGTAACGGCTTTCTTCGGGGCGTTACTTATGATGATCGGCGGTTCGCCGGTTGGAACAGCTGGAGGAATGAAGACCGTAACCATTGCAGTTATTTTCTTTACATTTGCTGCCATGATCAGAAATCATGAGGATACGGAGGTCTTCAAGAGAAATATTCCGGTATCCGTTGTAAAAAAAGCAGTTGCAATTGTATTCTTAAGTATGAGTACAATATTTATAATGACGATATTATTGATGGCGACCAATGATGTGAATCTGCTGGATGCCTTGTTTGAGGTTGCAAGTGCTGTCTGTACAGTTGGATTATCCAGAAATCTGACGCCTGTTTTGAATACGGCAGGACAGATCATCATTATGATCTGTATGTATATCGGACGAGTTGGACCGATATCTATGGTGGTAGCATTTAATACACAGAACGGAAAACATCGGCTTCTTCATTATCCGGAAGAAGATGTGATCGTTGGATAA
- a CDS encoding TrkA family potassium uptake protein: MKKSFAVVGLGRFGTNVALTLMESGAQVLAIDSNPECVKRISSQVTCAVTINVCETESLKEAGLENMDGVVVAMGDNLEASAMTIITAKELGVPYILAKSNNDEAAKILSKIGADKVIYPEKDAGINVAKKLLCSNFLEFFEISDNINVAEISVRPEWVGKTLKELDFRRSYNMNIILVKEDGRSIDHITPELQLKESYRLLVTISNEGLKRMMQ; the protein is encoded by the coding sequence ATGAAAAAATCATTTGCGGTAGTAGGGCTTGGGCGATTTGGAACAAATGTTGCCCTCACTTTGATGGAATCCGGTGCGCAGGTTCTGGCGATCGACAGTAATCCTGAATGTGTGAAGCGGATTTCATCACAGGTTACCTGTGCGGTGACGATCAATGTATGCGAGACAGAGAGTCTGAAAGAAGCAGGACTTGAGAATATGGATGGTGTTGTAGTTGCAATGGGTGATAATCTGGAAGCCAGTGCAATGACGATCATAACAGCAAAAGAACTGGGTGTTCCATATATTCTTGCTAAATCGAATAACGATGAAGCAGCAAAGATCCTGTCCAAGATCGGAGCGGATAAAGTTATCTATCCGGAAAAGGATGCCGGAATTAATGTTGCAAAAAAGCTCTTATGTAGCAATTTTCTGGAATTCTTTGAGATTTCGGATAACATCAATGTAGCAGAGATCTCGGTTCGACCGGAATGGGTCGGCAAGACATTAAAAGAACTTGATTTCAGAAGAAGTTATAATATGAATATCATTCTGGTAAAGGAAGACGGACGTTCGATTGACCATATCACCCCGGAGCTACAGTTAAAAGAAAGCTACAGACTGTTAGTGACTATATCGAATGAAGGTTTAAAGAGGATGATGCAATGA
- a CDS encoding NAD(P)/FAD-dependent oxidoreductase, with protein sequence MKKIIVVGGGAAGMMAAITAAENGCEVVLFEKNDRLGKKLFITGKGRCNLTNAGDADRFFQSVTTNSKFMYSPFYTFDNQMTIDFFEKLGLKTKVERGDRVFPVSDHSSDVIGVLKTKLNRNQEIIVELQTEVQKLIIEDQVVKGVQIKTAHGKKDVYGDAVVITTGGISYPLTGSTGDGYRFAESAGHTIKELLPSLVPFELKDEFCKELMGLSLKNVELVIKCGKKCLFEEQGELLFTHFGISGPLVIKASAYLHKYLDKDLSMYIDLKPAMTEEMLDDRILRDFSKYANKDFHNSLGDLLPVKLIDVVIKRSGIDPYKKVNSITKEERKNLVTVLKQFTLSFRGLRGFEEAIITKGGVNVKEVVPSTMQSKLVDHLYFAGEVLDVDALTGGFNLQIAWSTGYLAGLACSEGSN encoded by the coding sequence ATGAAAAAAATAATAGTAGTCGGTGGTGGTGCGGCCGGCATGATGGCTGCGATCACAGCTGCGGAAAATGGCTGCGAGGTTGTATTATTTGAAAAGAATGATCGCCTTGGAAAGAAGTTATTCATTACAGGTAAGGGGAGATGCAACCTGACAAATGCAGGGGATGCAGACCGCTTTTTTCAGTCGGTGACAACAAACAGTAAATTCATGTACAGTCCGTTTTATACCTTTGATAATCAGATGACGATTGATTTCTTTGAGAAACTTGGACTAAAGACAAAGGTAGAACGCGGAGATCGTGTATTTCCGGTCAGCGATCATTCATCTGACGTGATCGGAGTATTAAAAACGAAATTAAACCGAAATCAGGAGATCATAGTAGAACTACAGACGGAAGTTCAGAAGCTTATTATAGAAGATCAGGTAGTAAAAGGCGTACAGATCAAGACGGCACATGGAAAGAAAGATGTGTATGGAGATGCAGTCGTCATAACAACCGGCGGGATATCGTATCCGCTTACCGGATCAACCGGAGACGGATATCGGTTTGCCGAGAGCGCAGGGCACACGATCAAAGAGCTTTTACCATCACTTGTTCCATTTGAATTAAAGGATGAATTCTGCAAAGAACTTATGGGACTATCGTTAAAAAATGTAGAGCTTGTGATTAAATGTGGAAAGAAGTGTCTGTTTGAAGAACAGGGAGAGCTGTTGTTTACACATTTTGGCATCAGCGGTCCTCTGGTAATAAAGGCATCGGCATATCTTCATAAATATCTGGATAAGGATTTAAGCATGTATATCGATCTGAAGCCTGCGATGACAGAAGAAATGCTGGATGATCGTATCCTTCGGGATTTTAGCAAATATGCTAATAAAGATTTTCATAATTCACTTGGTGATCTGCTTCCGGTCAAACTGATCGATGTAGTCATAAAACGTTCAGGAATCGATCCGTATAAGAAGGTGAATTCAATCACAAAGGAAGAACGAAAGAATTTAGTAACCGTACTCAAACAGTTTACACTTTCGTTCCGGGGACTTCGCGGTTTTGAAGAGGCAATCATTACAAAAGGCGGCGTCAACGTAAAGGAGGTTGTTCCGTCAACAATGCAATCAAAACTTGTAGATCATCTGTATTTTGCAGGCGAGGTTTTGGATGTAGATGCACTGACAGGTGGATTTAATCTGCAGATCGCATGGTCAACCGGATATCTGGCGGGACTTGCATGTTCAGAAGGTAGTAACTAA
- the cmk gene encoding (d)CMP kinase, whose translation MNIAIDGPAGAGKSTIAKLVAGKLGYIYVDTGAMYRAVALALLNAKTDVTDADAVAEEIAGIEITICYEDHAQQVYLNGENVTGSLRKEEVGNMASRSSAIPCVREKLLDLQRKLARENDVVMDGRDIGTNILPNAEVKIYLTASSAVRAKRRYDELTAKGETPDINKIETDIITRDKQDMERPIAPLKQAEDAVYLDSSDMSIDEVVAKIISIAEK comes from the coding sequence ATGAATATAGCAATTGACGGACCTGCAGGAGCAGGGAAAAGTACAATAGCAAAATTGGTAGCAGGAAAACTCGGATATATCTATGTAGATACCGGAGCGATGTATCGTGCAGTTGCACTTGCATTATTGAATGCAAAGACAGATGTAACGGATGCAGATGCAGTGGCCGAAGAGATCGCAGGGATCGAGATCACAATCTGTTATGAAGATCATGCACAGCAGGTATATCTGAATGGCGAGAATGTAACCGGAAGTCTCAGAAAAGAAGAGGTGGGTAACATGGCATCCAGATCATCTGCAATCCCATGTGTAAGAGAAAAGCTGTTAGATCTTCAGAGAAAGCTTGCAAGAGAAAATGATGTCGTTATGGATGGACGAGATATCGGTACAAACATTCTTCCAAATGCAGAAGTAAAAATCTATCTGACCGCTTCTTCCGCAGTTCGTGCAAAGAGAAGATATGATGAACTGACAGCCAAGGGAGAAACACCGGATATCAATAAAATCGAAACAGACATTATCACAAGGGACAAACAAGACATGGAACGTCCGATTGCACCACTGAAGCAGGCAGAGGATGCTGTATATCTTGACAGTTCAGATATGAGTATCGATGAGGTTGTAGCTAAGATCATCAGCATTGCAGAAAAATAA
- a CDS encoding bifunctional 4-hydroxy-3-methylbut-2-enyl diphosphate reductase/30S ribosomal protein S1, whose product MEIILAKSAGFCFGVQRAVDTAYKEAGKQHVYTYGPIIHNEEVIEDLRKKGILVIDDLAELDQQKDATVIIRSHGVSKDVMDQLEARHVNVVDATCPFVKKIHTIAQDESKKGNRIIIVGNRDHPEVEGIIGWCETKAYTVQSVSEAEDLVKNIENEPNFEQINFSLVSQTTFNKNKFKDIVDIIRKKLYNVFVHETICNATAVRQTEARNIAKTVDAMIVIGGRNSSNTQKLYDISKQECENTYYIQTLVDLDLTTFESVSRVGITAGASTPNYIIKEVHSSMAELSFEQMLENDESKASIRQGEIIDGTIIGVKPDEIVVDIKYKSDGIITRNEYTNTPNADLTELVKVGDPITVKVIKTNDGEGQVALSYKRVAAEKVNEKLEEAFNNGDILTGKVVQVVNGGLNVLYEETRIFIPASLVSDLYEKNLDKYLDQDIEFQLTEFNPKKRRIIGNRKKLIVERKAAAAKELFEKIEVGMTVEGTVKNVTDFGAFIDLGGADGLLHISEMSWGRVESPKKMFKVGDTVKAFIKDINGDKIALSLKFDETNPWLNAEEKYAVGTVVTGKIARMTDFGAFVELEPGVDALLHVSQISYDHVAKPEDVYKIGDEIEAKVVDFKPEEKKISLSVKALLPAPEETEEVEEAPVEE is encoded by the coding sequence ATGGAAATTATATTAGCAAAGTCGGCAGGATTCTGTTTTGGTGTACAGCGAGCCGTTGATACAGCGTATAAAGAAGCAGGGAAACAGCATGTATATACTTATGGTCCGATCATTCATAATGAAGAAGTGATCGAAGACCTGAGAAAAAAAGGAATATTGGTGATCGATGATCTTGCCGAACTTGATCAGCAGAAAGATGCAACGGTTATTATCCGGTCACATGGAGTATCGAAAGATGTTATGGATCAGTTGGAAGCCAGACATGTCAACGTGGTAGATGCGACCTGCCCGTTTGTAAAAAAAATCCATACGATCGCACAGGATGAGAGCAAAAAAGGAAACCGTATTATCATAGTTGGTAACAGGGATCATCCGGAAGTCGAGGGTATTATTGGCTGGTGTGAGACGAAAGCATATACGGTACAGAGCGTTTCAGAGGCAGAAGATTTGGTGAAAAATATAGAAAATGAGCCGAATTTTGAGCAAATTAACTTTAGTTTAGTATCACAGACCACCTTTAATAAGAATAAATTTAAAGATATTGTTGATATTATTCGAAAAAAATTGTATAATGTGTTTGTTCATGAGACAATCTGTAATGCAACGGCAGTTCGACAGACGGAAGCAAGGAACATTGCAAAGACTGTAGATGCCATGATCGTTATAGGTGGTCGAAATAGTTCTAATACTCAGAAGCTATATGATATTAGTAAACAAGAATGTGAGAATACTTACTATATACAGACACTCGTTGATTTGGATTTGACTACTTTTGAATCCGTTAGTAGGGTAGGTATTACTGCGGGGGCATCTACCCCAAATTATATTATTAAGGAGGTTCATAGTAGCATGGCAGAGTTAAGTTTTGAACAGATGTTAGAAAATGATGAAAGCAAGGCGTCAATCAGACAGGGAGAGATTATCGATGGAACAATTATCGGTGTTAAGCCGGATGAGATCGTAGTTGATATCAAGTATAAGTCAGATGGTATCATTACCAGAAATGAATATACAAATACTCCAAACGCTGATTTAACAGAGTTGGTAAAAGTTGGGGATCCAATCACTGTTAAGGTTATCAAGACAAATGATGGCGAAGGACAGGTTGCTCTTTCATACAAGAGAGTTGCAGCAGAGAAAGTAAACGAGAAATTAGAAGAAGCATTTAATAATGGTGATATCCTTACAGGTAAGGTTGTTCAGGTTGTAAATGGTGGTTTAAATGTTCTTTACGAAGAGACAAGAATTTTCATTCCAGCAAGTCTTGTATCTGACTTATATGAAAAGAACCTTGATAAGTACTTAGACCAGGATATCGAATTCCAGCTTACAGAGTTCAATCCTAAGAAGAGAAGAATCATTGGTAACAGAAAGAAACTCATCGTTGAGAGAAAAGCTGCAGCTGCAAAAGAATTATTCGAAAAGATTGAAGTTGGCATGACAGTAGAAGGTACAGTAAAGAATGTAACAGATTTCGGTGCATTCATTGACCTCGGTGGTGCTGATGGACTTCTTCATATTTCAGAGATGTCATGGGGCAGAGTAGAAAGCCCTAAGAAGATGTTCAAGGTTGGTGACACTGTTAAGGCATTCATTAAGGACATCAATGGTGACAAGATTGCGTTAAGCTTAAAGTTTGATGAGACAAATCCATGGTTAAATGCAGAAGAGAAATATGCTGTTGGAACAGTTGTAACAGGTAAGATCGCACGTATGACTGACTTTGGTGCATTCGTTGAATTAGAGCCGGGCGTTGACGCATTACTTCATGTTTCACAGATTTCATATGATCATGTTGCAAAACCGGAAGATGTATATAAGATTGGTGATGAGATCGAAGCTAAGGTTGTTGATTTCAAACCGGAAGAGAAGAAGATCAGCCTGAGCGTAAAGGCATTACTTCCGGCTCCGGAGGAAACAGAGGAAGTTGAAGAAGCTCCTGTAGAAGAATAA
- a CDS encoding ribonuclease H-like domain-containing protein — MIQYSYTMPLSSVNLNWMKETSDQYLFFDIETTGLSAARSDLYLIGYGTILNNEQLRITLLFNDDGCSEPKILAVFKNILSDYKYLVTYNGDTFDLPYIKEKYRQFRQEISFDSIISIDVYRKIRKYKKLLRMDSMKQSALESVMGIERDEFHSGGLLIDTYHDYLSTKDTQLLDMLLSHNKDDIYGLFYVSGALTLTSFFDGDFEISETTCTDTQFMICMQTRKLAIPFDTNCNDIHISGKDEIVTINIPAIHDTLKYFYKDYKNYFYLPLEQTAIHKDVACYVENAYKEKARPETAYTTKSSVFIRQNKFKMPHIFKYEHTDKDGYIELDDAFINDRIQLKEYLLNILKQIK; from the coding sequence ATGATTCAATATAGCTATACCATGCCGCTTTCTTCGGTTAACCTGAACTGGATGAAAGAAACGTCGGATCAATATCTGTTCTTCGACATCGAGACAACCGGATTAAGTGCTGCCCGATCAGATCTCTATCTGATCGGATATGGAACGATTTTAAATAATGAACAGCTTCGCATCACTTTATTATTCAATGATGATGGCTGTTCCGAACCAAAGATACTCGCTGTATTTAAAAATATATTGTCTGACTACAAATATCTTGTTACATATAACGGTGACACCTTCGATCTTCCATATATAAAGGAAAAATACAGACAGTTCCGGCAAGAGATATCCTTCGATTCAATTATCAGTATTGATGTATACCGTAAAATAAGAAAATATAAAAAGCTGCTCCGGATGGATTCAATGAAACAATCCGCCCTGGAATCTGTTATGGGAATAGAACGGGACGAATTTCACTCAGGTGGCCTTCTGATCGATACATATCATGACTACCTAAGTACAAAGGATACGCAACTACTGGATATGCTTCTGTCTCATAATAAGGATGATATCTATGGCTTGTTTTATGTATCAGGTGCACTTACCCTTACTTCTTTCTTTGATGGCGACTTTGAGATATCGGAAACCACCTGCACCGATACACAGTTTATGATCTGTATGCAGACAAGAAAACTTGCGATTCCATTTGATACCAACTGCAATGATATACATATTTCAGGCAAAGATGAAATCGTGACGATCAATATTCCGGCTATCCATGATACACTGAAATATTTTTATAAGGACTATAAGAATTATTTCTATCTGCCATTAGAACAGACTGCCATCCACAAGGATGTTGCCTGTTATGTAGAAAACGCCTATAAAGAAAAAGCCCGCCCGGAAACTGCGTACACAACAAAGTCAAGTGTATTCATCCGACAGAACAAATTTAAAATGCCTCATATATTCAAATACGAACATACCGATAAAGACGGATACATCGAACTGGATGATGCTTTCATCAATGACAGGATACAGTTAAAAGAATATCTCCTCAATATTTTAAAGCAGATCAAATAG
- the ruvA gene encoding Holliday junction branch migration protein RuvA, which translates to MIAYIAGALVSAGENYIVIDNHGMGYRIFVSGKFLERIPAYGTQIKVYTHMYIREDELTLYGFHSEEELSVFRILIGISGVGPKVAMAILTALTIQELQLAVISEDAKTISKANGVGTKGASRIILELKDKLKMEDMMDAAYEQSIAQNTQDVNAARDAILALVNLGYSNSEAALAVKKIGDIGQMDTEAILKAALKKLI; encoded by the coding sequence ATGATAGCATATATTGCAGGAGCACTTGTTAGTGCAGGAGAGAATTATATAGTAATCGATAACCACGGAATGGGGTATCGGATCTTCGTATCCGGTAAGTTCCTTGAGCGCATTCCGGCATATGGAACGCAGATTAAAGTATACACACATATGTATATAAGAGAAGATGAATTGACATTATATGGGTTTCATTCAGAAGAGGAATTATCTGTATTCCGTATTCTGATCGGAATCAGCGGGGTAGGCCCGAAGGTCGCTATGGCGATCCTTACAGCTCTTACGATCCAGGAGCTTCAGCTCGCGGTGATCTCAGAGGATGCAAAGACGATATCAAAAGCAAATGGTGTCGGCACCAAGGGTGCATCAAGGATCATACTGGAATTAAAAGATAAGTTAAAGATGGAAGATATGATGGATGCAGCCTATGAGCAGTCGATCGCACAGAATACACAGGATGTAAATGCAGCAAGGGATGCGATACTTGCACTTGTAAATCTTGGCTATTCGAATTCGGAAGCAGCACTTGCCGTAAAAAAGATCGGCGATATCGGACAGATGGACACAGAAGCTATATTAAAGGCAGCATTGAAGAAATTAATATAA